The Coffea eugenioides isolate CCC68of chromosome 8, Ceug_1.0, whole genome shotgun sequence genome has a segment encoding these proteins:
- the LOC113780151 gene encoding disease resistance protein RPM1-like, which translates to MAETVVGFLINQLSTLLSQESTLLGGLRPDVQFIKDELGSMKAFLRQAEAKEDSDPQLQDWVKQVREVAYDVEDVLDDFAIRFARGDADGFFGRVGKIYNSIKNLKARHRISLEIKDIKARVVEISARRHRYRLLQSTQERGSSSSHVANEDYDIRDQALLIEEAKLAGIDKPKKELTSKIIDDYSHLKVVSVVGMGGLGKTTLVKKVYDDATVKKQFQSHAWITVSQHFQFNVIIKNLIQQLFDEIRQPVPPQVESMDRVRLSEFVRDFLKERRYILVLDDVWSLNAWETIKYVLPDCNIASRVVLTTRIADVASASCLASHDFVHEMKPLSSEDSWTLFCDRTFQSNSCPPNLEEISRKIMKKCEGLPLAIVAIGGVLALKDKVRIDEWEMVLRGFGGEVDGSGKIDRIRRILFLSYNDLPHHLKNCLLYLSIYPEDHPIIVDYLLDKWIALGFIGEKEGMTTTDIAMSYLKELINRSLIQVKEKWDDGKLKECGLHDFLREIIVSKSKEQCFVAIDTGCCTRWPDKVRHLTIHNFTENPPQGFSSLKWLRSVETFGYEDPLTTSFLSKFLRGGSKFLKVLNLEGTELDNIPKEVFKLFHLKYLDLSSTRVKIIPKSVGLLQNLEILLLNGTTITELPVEILKLRKLRSLTVGRMDDFSNNFAVWGFKSPDGIGKLTSLESLAYIEADSGKIVREVGKLIQLRELFITKLRREDGKELLYSLLRLTNLRELHICSVKEEEILDLQHSISPRLGFLTSLFLNGRLERVPEWVISLQSLSKLVLHNSALSEDENAIGCLGHLPNLASLTLHRAYEGETLCFEAGRFQKLQRLELWQLKRLKWVRVEDESMPTLQEFSILGCKLMEGLPLGLQNLSGLKFLRLFDMSDELIHKVQSLDKQSEDCQTISHIPQVYTEHWISTEWKEKIGKRKSLAVVNI; encoded by the exons ATGGCTGAGACTGTTGTGGGCTTTCTAATTAATCAGCTCTCCACCTTACTTTCCCAAGAGAGCACGCTTTTGGGTGGACTTCGACCAGATGTTCAGTTCATCAAAGATGAACTCGGCAGCATGAAGGCTTTCCTCAGACAAGCTGAAGCAAAGGAGGACAGTGATCCTCAACTCCAAGACTGGGTAAAGCAGGTTCGAGAAGTTGCTTATGATGTAGAGGATGTTCTCGATGATTTTGCCATTCGCTTTGCTCGTGGTGACGCAGATGGATTCTTTGGCCGCGTTGGAAAGATCTACAACTCGATAAAAAATCTGAAAGCCCGCCATCGGATTTCTTTGGAGATAAAGGACATCAAGGCCAGAGTTGTAGAGATTTCTGCAAGGCGTCATAGGTACCGATTGCTTCAGAGTACTCAAGAAAGGGGCTCCAGCTCTTCCCACGTGGCAAATGAAGATTATGATATTCGTGATCAAGCACTGCTTATTGAAGAAGCTAAACTTGCTGGCATTGATAAACCCAAAAAAGAGCTCACTTCCAAAATTATTGATGACTATTCCCACTTGAAAGTAGTTTCAGTGGTGGGAATGGGGGGACTCGGCAAGACCACCCTGGTGAAAAAAGTTTATGATGATGCTACAGTGAAGAAACAATTTCAGAGCCATGCCTGGATAACTGTCTCTCAGCATTTTCAATTCAATGTCATCATCAAGAACTTGATTCAACAATTGTTTGATGAAATCAGACAACCGGTCCCTCCCCAAGTGGAATCCATGGATCGTGTTAGACTAAGTGAATTTGTCAGAGACTTCCTCAAAGAAAGAAG GTACATCCTTGTCCTTGATGATGTGTGGAGTCTAAATGCTTGGGAAACTATCAAATATGTATTGCCTGACTGCAATATTGCTAGTCGTGTTGTTTTGACAACACGAATAGCTGATGTAGCTTCTGCGTCTTGTTTGGCATCCCATGACTTTGTTCATGAGATGAAGCCTCTCTCTTCTGAAGATTCTTGGACTCTTTTTTGTGATAGAACATTTCAGAGTAATAGCTGTCCTCCAAATTTAGAAGAAATTTctagaaaaataatgaaaaaatgtGAGGGTCTACCGCTTGCAATTGTTGCAATTGGTGGTGTTTTGGCTCTGAAAGACAAGGTCAGGATAGATGAATGGGAGATGGTGCTTCGTGGCTTTGGTGGCGAGGTAGATGGTAGTGGGAAGATTGATAGAATTAGAAGGATACTCTTTCTTAGCTACAATGATTTGCCTCACCATCTCAAAAACTGCTTATTATATCTAAGCATCTATCCTGAAGATCATCCAATTATTGTCGATTATTTGCTTGATAAATGGATAGCACTAGGATTTATAGGGGAGAAAGAAGGAATGACAACCACCGATATTGCTATGAGCTATCTCAAAGAACTCATCAACAGAAGCTTAATCCAAGTTAAAGAAAAATGGGATGATGGCAAATTGAAGGAATGTGGTCTTCATGATTTTCTACGTGAAATCATTGTCTCAAAATCTAAAGAGCAGTGCTTCGTAGCCATAGACACTGGATGCTGCACAAGATGGCCTGACAAAGTTCGACACCTAACAATCCATAACTTCACTGAGAATCCTCCACAAGGCTTCAGCAGCTTAAAGTGGCTTCGGTCGGTGGAAACATTTGGGTATGAAGATCCTCTCACAACTTCATTTTTGTCCAAGTTTTTACGTGGTGGTTCCAAGTTCCTGAAGGTTTTAAATTTAGAGGGAACTGAACTGGACAACATCCCAAAGGAAGTTTTCAAACTATTTCATCTCAAGTATCTTGATCTAAGTAGCACTAGAGTTAAAATCATTCCAAAATCTGTTGGGCTGCTTCAAAACCTAGAAATTTTACTTCTGAACGGAACCACTATAACGGAGTTGCCTGTGGAAATTCTGAAGCTAAGAAAACTCCGTTCCCTTACAGTAGGCAGAatggatgatttttcaaataactttgcagtTTGGGGCTTTAAATCTCCGGATGGAATTGGAAAGCTTACTTCCTTGGAGAGTCTGGCATATATAGAAGCAGATAGTGGTAAGATAGTAAGGGAGGTTGGGAAGCTCATTCAATTGCGAGAATTATTCATAACAAAGCTCAGGAGAGAAGATGGAAAAGAGTTGCTCTACTCCCTCTTGAGGCTGACCAACCTTCGAGAGTTACACATCTGCTCTGTTAAAGAAGAGGAGATCCTTGATCTCCAACATTCCATCTCTCCAAGACTTGGATTTCTTACGAGTCTGTTCTTGAATGGCCGTTTAGAGAGAGTACCAGAATGGGTGATATCACTTCAATCCTTGAGCAAGTTAGTCTTGCACAATAGTGCATTGAGTGAAGATGAGAATGCAATTGGTTGTCTTGGACATTTGCCCAATCTGGCATCGCTGACTCTCCATCGTGCTTATGAAGGGGAGACATTGTGCTTTGAGGCTGGAAGATTCCAAAAACTCCAAAGATTAGAACTTTGGCAATTAAAAAGACTAAAATGGGTAAGAGTGGAAGATGAATCGATGCCCACTCTCCAAGAGTTTTCTATTCTTGGTTGCAAACTTATGGAGGGCCTGCCTTTGGGCCTTCAAAACTTGAGCGGGCTTAAATTTCTTCGATTGTTTGATATGTCTGATGAGCTAATCCACAAAGTACAGAGTTTGGATAAACAAAGTGAAGATTGTCAGACAATTTCTCATATCCCTCAAGTTTACACTGAACACTGGATAAGCACTGAATGGAAAGAGAAGATTGGTAAAAGAAAATCTCTTGCGGTCGTCAATATTTGA
- the LOC113780152 gene encoding disease resistance protein RPM1-like has translation MSEDANAIDCLGRLPRLVDLTLHRAYEGETLCFKAGRFPKLQILELGQLKRLKWVRVGEESLSSLQQFLIAGCKLMEGLPLGLQNAIELKFFGFYDMSDEPIHEIQNLNKQSENYQTISHIPEVCIGHWINDLIPTIIKYILLDCNIASRVVLTTRITDVASAYCLASHDFIHIMKPLSYEDSWTLFCNRTFRSNDCPSNLEEISRKILKKCEGLPLGIVAIGGVLALKDKDRIDEWEMILRGFGGEVDGSGELDRIRRILLLSYNDLPHHLKSCLLYLSIYPEDYPIRNVENLLDTWIALGFIEEKEGMTATNIAMRSLRSLKELINRSLIQVKDTWHDGKLKECGLHDFLREIIVSKSKEQSFTAIATGYCTRWPDKVRHLAIHNFTDNPLEGFTSLNCLRSLKSFRYEDPLTTSFLSKFLCGGPKFLKVLDLAGAELDNIPKEVFKLFRLKFLDLSGTRVKVIPKSIGQLQNLEVLILAGTTITELPVETLKLRKLCVLIIGRVGDYSNNFALGGFKSPYGIGKLTFLERLAHMEADSGKIVREIGKLIQLRELSRKFLELSITKLRRDGKELLYSLLRLTNLRELHICSIKEEETLDLQHSISPELGFLVRLWLNGRLERVPEWVISLQSLSTLVLLNSELSEDENAIGCLGHLPNLVELTLHGAYEGETLCFKARRFQKLQRLELMQLKRLKWVRMEEESMSSLHQFFIIGCKLMEGLPLGLQNLTGLKLLGLLDMSDEQINKVQNLDKQSDDYQTISRIPEVCTGHWINGEWKTEIV, from the exons ATGAGCGAAGATGCGAATGCAATAGACTGCCTTGGACGCTTGCCCCGTCTGGTAGACCTTACTCTCCATCGTGCTTATGAAGGGGAGACATTGTGCTTTAAGGCTGGAAGATTCCCAAAACTCCAAATATTAGAACTTGGGCAATTAAAAAGACTGAAATGGGTAAGAGTGGGAGAGGAATCGTTATCCAGTCTCCAACAGTTTCTTATTGCTGGTTGCAAGCTTATGGAGGGCTTGCCTTTGGGCCTCCAAAACGCGATCGAGCTTaaattttttggattttatGACATGTCTGATGAGCCAATCCACGAAATACAGAATTTGAATAAACAAAGTGAAAATTATCAGACAATTTCTCATATCCCTGAAGTTTGCATTGGACATTGGATAAATG ATTTGATTCCTACAATTATCAAATACATATTGCTAGACTGCAACATCGCTAGTCGTGTTGTATTGACAACACGAATTACCGATGTAGCTTCTGCATACTGTTTAGCATCCCATGACTTTATCCATATCATGAAGCCTCTCTCTTATGAAGATTCTTGGACCCTTTTTTGCAATAGAACATTTCGGAGTAATGATTGCCCTTCAAATCTAGAAGAAATTTCTAGAAAAATACTGAAAAAATGTGAGGGCCTACCGCTTGGGATTGTTGCAATAGGTGGTGTTTTGGCTCTGAAGGACAAAGACAGGATAGATGAATGGGAGATGATTCTTCGTGGCTTTGGCGGCGAGGTAGATGGTAGCGGTGAGCTTGACAGAATTAGAAGGATACTCTTACTCAGCTACAACGATTTGCCTCACCATCTCAAAAGCTGCCTATTATATCTAAGCATCTATCCTGAAGATTATCCAATTAGGAATGTCGAAAATTTACTTGATACATGGATAGCACTAGGATTTATAGAAGAGAAAGAAGGAATGACAGCCACTAATATTGCTATGAGATCTCTGAGATCTCTAAAAGAACTCATCAACAGAAGTTTAATTCAAGTTAAGGACACATGGCATGATGGCAAATTGAAGGAATGTGGTCTTCATGATTTTCTACGTGAAATCATTGTTTCTAAATCTAAAGAGCAGAGCTTCACAGCCATAGCCACTGGATATTGCACGAGATGGCCTGACAAAGTTCGACACCTAGCAATTCATAACTTCACTGATAATCCTCTAGAAGGCTTCACCAGCTTGAACTGTCTTCGATCCTTGAAATCATTCAGGTATGAAGATCCTCTCACTACTTCATTTTTGTCCAAGTTTTTATGTGGTGGTCCCAAGTTCCTAAAGGTTTTAGATTTAGCGGGAGCTGAACTGGACAACATCCCAAAGGAAGTTTTCAAACTATTTCGTCTAAAGTTTCTAGATCTAAGTGGCACCAGAGTTAAAGTCATTCCAAAATCTATTGGGCAACTTCAAAACCTAGAAGTTTTAATTCTGGCTGGAACCACTATAACGGAGCTACCCGTGGAAACTCTAAAGCTAAGAAAACTCTGTGTCCTTATCATAGGAAGAGTGGGTGattattcaaataactttgcactaGGAGGCTTTAAATCTCCGTATGGAATTGGAAAGCTTACGTTCTTGGAGAGACTGGCACATATGGAAGCAGACAGTGGTAAAATAGTAAGGGAGATTGGGAAGCTCATTCAGTTGCGAGAATTATCCAGG aaatttctcgAATTATCCATCACAAAGCTGAGGAGAGATGGAAAAGAGTTACTCTACTCCCTCTTGAGGCTAACCAACCTTCGAGAGTTACACATCTGCTCCATTAAAGAAGAGGAGACTCTTGATCTCCAACATTCCATCTCTCCAGAACTTGGATTTCTTGTAAGGTTGTGGTTGAATGGTCGTTTAGAGAGAGTACCAGAATGGGTAATATCACTTCAATCCTTGAGCACTTTAGTCTTGCTGAATAGTGAGTTGAGTGAAGATGAGAACGCAATAGGCTGCCTTGGACATTTGCCCAACTTGGTGGAACTTACTCTCCATGGTGCTTATGAAGGGGAGACATTGTGTTTTAAGGCTCGAAGATTCCAAAAACTCCAGAGATTAGAACTTATGCAATTAAAAAGACTGAAATGGGTAAGAATGGAAGAAGAATCGATGTCCAGTCTTCACCAGTTTTTTATTATTGGTTGCAAGCTTATGGAGGGTCTGCCTTTGGGCCTCCAAAACTTGACCGGGCTTAAACTTCTTGGGTTGCTTGATATGTCTGATGAGCAAATCAACAAAGTACAGAATTTGGATAAACAAAGTGATGATTATCAGACAATTTCTCGTATCCCTGAAGTTTGCACTGGACACTGGATAAATGGTGAATGGAAAACGGAGATCGTCTAG